A section of the Candidatus Lokiarchaeota archaeon genome encodes:
- a CDS encoding 3-phosphoglycerate dehydrogenase, with translation MSRVLISDPIAESAIEEMKEAGIEVVMREKPIEEAIVGFDGAVVRSATKVTKEVLDAADKLKVIVRAGVGLDNIDLDYADECGVKVLNTPEAPSVSVAELVFALMFALARHIPKADAGMNEEKWLKKQLRGVELWEKKLGIIGFGRIGKEIAKRGTGLEMDVLVVKKDKPGREEECREVGARQVDFDELLQEADYLSVNVPLVPETEGMIGKEELGMMKPSAFLINTARGGIVEEDALLQALDDDVIAGAGLDVYSEEPPESSSLWKLVKHPKTVTTPHLASTTYEAQDRVGELTAEKVIRELG, from the coding sequence ATGTCGCGTGTATTGATTTCAGATCCAATAGCAGAATCTGCGATAGAAGAAATGAAGGAAGCTGGCATTGAAGTTGTCATGCGGGAAAAGCCCATCGAAGAAGCAATAGTAGGCTTCGATGGTGCGGTTGTCCGAAGTGCAACCAAGGTTACAAAGGAAGTTCTTGATGCTGCGGATAAACTGAAGGTCATCGTACGAGCAGGAGTTGGCCTTGACAATATTGACCTTGATTACGCAGACGAATGCGGGGTTAAGGTCCTTAACACTCCTGAAGCTCCCAGCGTATCGGTAGCCGAGCTTGTATTTGCTCTCATGTTCGCTCTGGCCCGTCACATTCCAAAAGCTGATGCAGGCATGAACGAAGAGAAATGGCTGAAAAAACAGCTTAGAGGAGTCGAATTATGGGAGAAGAAACTCGGTATAATCGGATTTGGGCGCATCGGTAAAGAAATCGCGAAACGAGGTACCGGTCTCGAAATGGATGTCCTTGTGGTAAAAAAGGACAAACCTGGCCGAGAGGAGGAATGTCGCGAAGTCGGTGCTCGACAGGTGGACTTCGACGAGTTGCTGCAAGAAGCTGACTATTTGTCAGTCAATGTACCGCTAGTTCCCGAGACAGAAGGTATGATTGGGAAAGAAGAGCTTGGGATGATGAAGCCAAGTGCGTTCCTAATCAACACTGCCAGGGGTGGGATAGTCGAGGAGGATGCATTGCTGCAGGCCCTAGATGACGATGTCATAGCCGGGGCAGGCCTCGACGTATATTCTGAAGAGCCACCAGAATCATCTAGTCTCTGGAAGCTGGTTAAGCATCCCAAGACTGTGACAACTCCTCATTTGGCCTCAACTACCTATGAGGCGCAGGATCGAGTTGGTGAACTCACTGCCGAGAAGGTCATCAGAGAGCTTGGGTAA
- a CDS encoding 50S ribosomal protein L15e, with protein MSAYKYMAKQWRKEQKERSDIVRERLIVWRKQDTIVRIDRPTRLGRARSLGYKAKQGYVMVRVRTGRGPREKPRPKMGRKPRSLGVTRYTPQKSRRWISEERAARKFPNLRVLNSYWVGSDHKWLWHEVIMVDPNHPVIYNDPHINWICAPNQKGRVHRGKTSAGKKSRGLRNKGRGAEKVRPSLASKKNRGK; from the coding sequence ATGTCAGCATACAAGTATATGGCCAAGCAATGGCGCAAAGAACAGAAAGAGCGTTCCGATATTGTTAGGGAGCGGCTTATTGTCTGGAGAAAACAGGATACAATTGTCAGAATAGATCGCCCCACGAGACTGGGCAGAGCCAGATCTTTGGGCTACAAGGCTAAGCAAGGTTATGTAATGGTGAGGGTACGAACAGGAAGGGGGCCAAGAGAGAAGCCACGACCCAAAATGGGCCGCAAGCCGAGAAGCTTGGGTGTTACAAGATACACTCCTCAGAAATCTCGACGGTGGATATCCGAAGAAAGAGCCGCGCGTAAGTTCCCAAATCTACGCGTGTTGAATTCCTATTGGGTTGGCTCAGATCACAAATGGTTATGGCATGAAGTCATCATGGTAGATCCGAACCACCCTGTAATCTATAATGACCCCCATATCAACTGGATATGTGCTCCAAATCAGAAAGGAAGAGTTCATCGTGGAAAAACCTCAGCTGGGAAGAAAAGCAGAGGTTTGCGAAACAAGGGTAGAGGGGCAGAGAAAGTTCGACCGTCTCTTGCATCAAAGAAGAACCGTGGCAAATAG